A stretch of the Macaca mulatta isolate MMU2019108-1 chromosome 14, T2T-MMU8v2.0, whole genome shotgun sequence genome encodes the following:
- the TRIM22 gene encoding E3 ubiquitin-protein ligase TRIM22 isoform X1 — translation MDFSVKVDIEKEVTCPICLELLTEPLSLDCGHSFCQACITAKIKESVTISRGESSCPVCQSRFQPGKLRPNRHLANIVERVKEVKMSPQEGQKRDICEHHGKKLQIFCKEDGKVICWVCELSQEHQGHQTFRINEVVKECQEKLQAALQKLTKEDQEAEKLEDDVRQERTVWKNYIQLERQKILKGFNEMRVILDSEEQRELQKLEEGEVNVLDNLAAARDQLVQQRQDASKLISDLQRRLRGSSIEMLQDVIDVMKRSENWTLKKPKPVSKKLKSVFRAPDLSRMLQVHKELTDVQCYWVDVMLNPNSTISNVAVSVDQRQVATVRTFTFKNSNPRDFSDFGVLGCQYFSSGKYYWEVDVSGKIAWILGVYSKISSPNKRKSSGFVFDPSVNYANVYSKYRPQYGYWVIGLQNTCEYNAFEDSSSADPKVLTLFMAVPPCRVGVFLNYEAGIVSFFNVTNHGALIYKFSGCRFSQPAYPYFNPWNCQVPMTLCQPSS, via the exons ATGGATTTCTCAGTAAAGGTAGACATAGAGAAGGAGGTGACCTGCCCCATCTGCCTGGAGCTCCTAACAGAACCTCTGAGCCTGGATTGTGGCCACAGCTTCTGCCAAGCCTGCATCACTGCAAAGATCAAGGAGTCAGTGACCATCTCAAGAGGAGAAAGCAGCTGTCCTGTGTGTCAGAGCAGATTCCAGCCTGGGAAGCTCCGACCTAATCGGCATCTGGCCAACATAGTTGAGAGAGTCAAGGAGGTCAAGATGAGCCCACAGGAGGGGCAGAAGAGAGACATCTGTGAGCACCATGGAAAAAAACTCCAGATCTTCTGTAAGGAAGATGGAAAAGTCATTTGCTGGGTTTGTGAACTGTCTCAGGAACACCAAGGTCACCAAACATTCCGCATAAACGAGGTGGTCAAGGAATGTCAG gaaaagctgcaggcagCCCTGCAGAAGCTGACAAAGGAGGATCAAGAAGCTGAGAAGCTGGAAGATGACGTCAGACAAGAGAGAACCGTCTGGAAG AATTATATCCAGCTCGAGAGACAGAAGATTCTGAAAGGGTTCAATGAAATGAGAGTCATCTTGGACAGTGAGGAGCAGAGAGAGCTGCAAAAGCTGGAGGAAGGTGAGGTGAATGTGCTGGATAACCTGGCAGCAGCTAGAGACCAGCTGGTCCAGCAGAGGCAGGATGCCAGCAAGCTCATCTCAGATCTCCAGCGGAGGTTGAGGGGGTCATCAATAGAGATGCTGCAG GATGTGATTGACGTCATGAAAAG GAGTGAAAACTGGACACTGAAGAAGCCAAAACCTGTTTCCAAGAAACTGAAGAGTGTATTCAGAGCACCAGATCTCAGTAGGATGTTGCAAGTTCACAAAG AGCTGACAGATGTCCAGTGCTACTGGG TGGACGTGATGCTGAATCCAAACAGTACCATTTCGAATGTTGCTGTTTCTGTGGATCAGAGACAAGTGGCAACTGTACGCACCTTCACATTTAAGAATTCAAATCCACGtgatttttctgattttggtGTCTTGGGCTGCCAATATTTCTCTTCGGGGAAATATTACTGGGAAGTAGATGTGTCTGGAAAGATTGCCTGGATCCTGGGCGTATACAGTAAAATAAGTAGTCCTAATAAAAGGAAGAGCTCTGGGTTTGTTTTTGATCCAAGTGTAAATTATGCAAATGTTTATTCCAAATACAGACCTCAATATGGCTACTGGGTTATAGGATTACAGAATACATGTGAATATAATGCTTTTGAGGACTCCTCCTCGGCTGATCCCAAGGTTTTGACTCTCTTTATGGCTGTGCCTCCCTGCCGTGTTGGGGTTTTCCTAAACTATGAGGCAGGCATTGTCTCATTTTTCAATGTCACAAACCATGGAGCACTCATCTACAAGTTCTCTGGATGTCGCTTTTCTCAACCTGCTTATCCGTATTTCAATCCTTGGAACTGCCAAGTCCCCATGACCCTGTGCCAACCGAGCTCCTGA